Within Caldibacillus debilis DSM 16016, the genomic segment CAAGCGGGAAAGCTTCAAAAATTTATCCAAACGCAAATCCTTTCACCCCTCCCTTTTCCCGAAAGTTTTCCGCGGAGTGTCCGCGGCCGCACCCCGAAAGGCATCCCCGTGGGCGGGGATCCGTCCTCCGGCGGCATCCTTTGCCACGAGCCCTTCTGCGTGAAACCCGACCTATGGTGCGGTCCTTTCCGCCCCGTTGGACGGAAAAGGCCGGCCGTCGGGCACAAGGGCACAAAACGCCGGGCCCGGCGGAAAATGCCCCCGGCTGCCCATCCTTATCAGCCGCCTTCCCGGCCCCGGAAGGAAAGTCCCCCTTGAAAAGGGGAAAATCACAGATCCTTTTCCTTTTCCTTCATTTCCTTCCAAATCTTTTTTACATCCTCCACCGACTTGGCCTCCCTGCCGGAAAACACATGGGGATGCCTGAAAATCAATTTTTTCACCAATTGTTCGATCACGTCGTCGACGGTGAAGTAACCTTGCTCCTCCCCGATTTGGGAATGGTGCATCACCTGGAGCAGCACATCCCCCAGTTCCTCCACCATATGGCCCTCGTCCTTTTCCCGGATGGCCTCGATCAATTCCTCCGTTTCCTCCCGCAAATGGGGGATCAGCGATTCATGGGTCTGCTTGCGGTCCCACGGACAGCCGCCGGGCCCCCTCAACGTTCTCACGACGCGGCGCAAATAATCGAATTGTTTGTACAAGATTTTTTCATCTTTCACGGGCGGGACGTAGACGCTCGTCAGATTTCCCGTCTGAAAGTTGCGGTCCAGTTCGTAAAGTTTCAATTTCTGCAGCCTTTCCCCGCTGCCACCCGCCTCGGAAACCAAATAGACGTCGTAGTCGTCCGGAAGGATTTCCATCAAGGTTAACTTCACTTCGGAGGCGATGTAAAAATCATAGACCTGGGCGATGACCACGTGCTGGGTGACTTGGATGTCCTCCCTTTTCAAATTCGTCGCATCCAACAGCTGAAAGCCTTCCAGCGGATCGATCCGCAGCGTTTGAAAAAGGGAATCGAGGAAGCTGCCCCCGCCGTAAAAAACCAGTTCGACGCCCCTTTCGCCGCTTTTCTCCAGCAACAGCTGCACCGTTTTTTCCCCGACGAAGGGATGGCCGGGGACGGCATAGACGATTTCCCCGTGTTTTTCCGCATGTTCGAATAGAGTTGCCGCGATCTCATGGTATACATCGTCAAAATTCGGATGTTTTTCATATATGCCGTCAAAGGAGGAGAAGCGCAGCCCTTCCCGTTCCAGATCCCGGACCGCCGGATGTTCCCTCGTCCGCAAAAAAACGGGGAGCGGGCCCTTCAACAGGCGGTAAACCCCCAGGGGCATCTGGTTGATATCCCCGGCGCCCAAACCGGTTACGATCATTTTTTTCAACAGGAATCCCCCCTATCGGTTTTCGGTAAAAAGCGGAGCAATTTTTCCCCGAAAGGAACGAGCAGCCATTCCGACTTCGTAAAAATTTTCCCCCGGGCGAGGACAAAACAAAACACGAATGCCCCAAAAAAGGAGGCAAAAAGGGATTGGAAGGCCGAAAACAGCCGGACCGGCGAATCCGGCAGCAGCCAGCCGCACAAGGCATTGAGGGCGCCCACCAGCGCCGCCATGGCCGCCAGGCTGCGGAACAGCACAAAGACAAAGTCCTTGGGAAAAAGGTCTTCCTTGATACGTTTTTTCAAAGCGGCAAAACAGAAGGCTGACATGGCCGCCAAGGCGAGATTGCTGGCAAGGGCCGCCCCCGGGATGCCGAACGCCCGGATGAACGCCGCATTGAACACAATCTTCGCGACGATCCCAGCCAAAACCCCATAAAAGGGAAGAAGGGGATTGCCCATGCCTTGAAAAACGGCGGTAACGGCCATATTCGCCGCCAAAAATACGACGGTTAGGGCGAGGATCCTAAGCGGCAGCGTGCCCGCCGAATTTGTAAAGAGCATGATATTCAACGGCTCCATGATCATGATGAGCCCGACGGAAGCGGCGGCTCCGGCGGCAATGCTGAATTGCACGGCGAGCCGGGCCAGCTTGTCGGCCTCCTCCTCCCTCCCCCGGCTCCTCATCTTCGCCATGATCGGAACAAGGGCGGAGGAGACGGAAACGGACAGGATGATGCCGATCTGGACCAAAGGCTGCCCCCGGTCGAACACCCCTTTCATCGCTCTGGCCGCATCAAAATCCGTCCCTTTCGCCAGCAGGGACGGCAAAATTTGAAAATTGTCGATCAGCTGGAAAATCACCGGAACCATTCCGCAAACCGTCGCCGCCAAACCATGGAGCAAAACGGTTCCCAGCCTCACCCCATCGCCGGGAGCGGCCGGCTCAGGCCGGTTTTTCCGTCCCTTTCTCCGGAAAAAACAGAAAAGCAAAAATAGGAAACAAACAAGGCTTCCCGCCGCCGAGGCAACGGCCGCCCCTGCGCCGACGGCGTACAAATTTTTCCCGTTTGCGAAAAGCGCCGCGGCGGCCAATATCCCCCCGACGCGCACCGTTTGTTCCGCCACTTGGGAAACCGCCGTCGGGACCATATTCCCCATGCCCTGAAAATAGCCGCGGAAAAGGGAGATGAAGGGCACGAACAAGAAGGGAAAGGCGACGGCGGCGATCAACGGGGCCAAATTCCCGTCGCCCATTTTTTTTGCGATCCAGTCCGCGCCGAAAAAAAGGAAAAGAAACAGGGAAAAACAGAGGGGGAAAAGGGCCAAAAAGGCACGGAACAGCACGTTTTCCGACGGCCGCTCGGCATATAATTTCGAAACGATGACGGGGAAGCCGGCGCTTGCCATGGCCACGGCAATTCCGTAAAAGGGATAAACCTGCTGATAAATGTAAAAACCGATATCGCCGACGATATTTTGAAAAGGGATGCGGTAGACGGCGCTTAAAATCTTCGTTGCGGCCGCCCCTGCGGACAAAATGACCGCCCCTTTTACCATCAGCCTCTCCCCGGAAACCGGCGAATTGTTTTCCATTCCGTTTCTCCCTTCGCCACATCCTCATTCCATGGTATTAGTATAAAAGAAAAAAGAAGACAGGACCACTGCCTTCTTCGGACGTTAAGCATCTACTGTTCCATTTGTTTCGCCAAAAACCCCGCGGCGGTTTCCGCCGCTTTCTTCTCCACTTCTCCCAGTGCACGTTCTTTCGAACAGATGACGACCGAGCCGATCGGATCGCCGTTGGCGATAATCGGACTGACCGTATAGGAGGAAAATTCTTCTTCATTCCCTTCGACAATGGAAAAGGTTCCCCCGCGGGTTTCCAGAATGGAGGAACGTTCTTCCATGATCCTTTCCATTTGTTCGCTGATGTTTTTATTTAAGTATTCCTTTTTGGAACCTCCCGCAACGGCGATGACCGTATCCCGGTCGGTGATCAGCACAGTGCTCCCCAAACTGTCGAACAAAGCCTCCGCGTATTCCTTGGCAAAATCACCCAGTTCATTGATGGGAGAATATTTTTTTAAAATGACTTCCCCTTCGCGATCGACGAAGATTTCCAAAGGATCACCTTCGCGGATTCTCAACGTCCTTCGGATCTCCTTCGGAATGACTACGCGTCCCAAATCGTCAATGCGCCTTACGATACCAGTTGCTTTCATCTGGCTGCCTCGCTTTCTTTTGGTGTTTTTGAGCAAAGTTTTTCTGGGGAAATTTCATCCTTTATTTAACAAATAGTATCTTTCATCCGGAAAGAACTATGCATGGGAAAGTCTTTTTTTGGACGGCCGGGAAAAAACTGCTTCCGGCCCGGACGCCGGATCAGGAAACGGATTTTTCCCGGGATCGCTGCGTAAGGGGCAATTTTTCGGCGAACTCGTGGACGGCTTCGAACCAGCCGTCTCCGGAAAAGGAATTCCGGTAGAAAACCACCTTTATTTTCTTTCCGTCCATCCCGAATCCGACCATCCGGCCGTAGGGTTTGGTGATCTGGAACAGCCTTTCCTTGTCCATGGTTTCCGTGGCCTCCTCCGTGAAAAGGAAGACGACCTGATCCTTGTCTTTTTTTATCGACTCGCAGCCTGCCGCCTTTGCGGAAATTTTGATTTCCGAAATCATGAACAAATTTTCCACTTCTCGCGGATAGCTGCCGAAACGGTCTTGCATCTCCTCCCGCAGCTCCCGGATGTCCTCCGGTGTTTTCAGCCCGCGGAAACGTTTGTACATCTCGATCTTTTGATTGCCGTCGGAAATATAGGCATCCGGGATATAGGCATCGATGTCCAGATCGATTTCGACCTCCTTCTCTTCCTTGGGCTGAATCCCTTTCCTTTTTTCGATCGCTTCCTTAAGCATTTGGGAATAGAGGTCAAAACCGACCGATTCAATAAATCCGTGCTGCTGCGGGCCCAAAATGTTCCCCGTCCCCCGGATGGCCAAATCCCGCATGGCGATCTTGAAGCCGGAGCCGAGCTCGGTATATTCCTTGATCGCCTGCAGCCGTTTTTCCGCCACTTCGGTCAAAACCTTATCTTTCCGATAGGTAAAGTAGGCATAAGCCACCCGGTTGGAGCGTCCGACCCGGCCCCGCAGCTGATACAGCTGGGAAAGTCCCAGCCGGTCGGCGTTTTCCACGATGAGGGTATTGACGTTCGGGATGTCGACGCCGGTTTCGATGATCGTCGTGCTGACCAGGACATCGTATTCCCCTTCGATGAAGGAGAGCATCACATTTTCCAACTCCGCCTCGGACATCCGCCCGTGGGCGTAAATCACCCGCGCATCCGGCACGAGCAGGGAGATTTCTTCTGCTTTTCTGTCAATATCCTCAATATTGTTATACAGGTAATAAATCTGCCCTTCCCGGGCCAGCTCCCTTTCGATCGCTTCCTTCACGACGTGGGTGCTGTACTCCATGACGTAGGTTTGAACGGGGAAGCGGTTTTCCGGAGGCGTTTCGATGATCGACAAATCGCGCACCCCGAGGAGCGACATGTGCAGCGTCCGCGGAATGGGCGTCGCCGTCAAAGTCAGCACGTCGATGTTCGTTTTCAACTGTTTGATCTTTTCTTTATGGGTAACGCCGAAGCGTTGTTCTTCGTCGATAATGAGCAGGCCCAGATCATGGAACTGGACATCCTTGGACAGGAGGCGGTGGGTGCCGACGACGATGTCGATCGTCCCGTTTTTCAGCTGCTTGATCGTTTCCTGTTGTTCCTTTCGCGTGCGGAACCGGCTCAGCATTCCGATCTTCACTGGGAAATCGTGGAATCGCTCCCGCATCGTTTCGTAATGCTGCTGGGCCAAAATCGTCGTCGGGACGAGGAAGGCCACCTGTTTGTTGTCCATGACCGCCTTAAATGCGGCCCGCAAGGCGACTTCCGTTTTTCCGTATCCCACGTCGCCGCAGAGGAGCCGGTCCATCGGTTTGGGGCGCTCCATATCCTTCTTGACTTCCATGATCGAGCGGAGCTGATCCTCCGTCTCCTTATAGGGAAATGCGGCCTCGAATTCCTTTTGCAGCTCGGTATCGGGGGAAAAGGCGAACCCCGGGGTCGCCTCCCGCTCGGCGTACAGTTTGATCAAATCCTCGGCGATGTCCTGGACGGAAGACTCGACCTTTTTCTTGACCCGCTTCCATTCGCTGCCGCCCAATTTGTAAATCTTCGGTTCCTTGCCTTCCGTTCCGACATATTTTTGCACCAGATGAATCTGGTCGATCGGCACATACAGTTTGTCGTTGCCCTTATATTTGATCTTTAAATAGTCCCTGTGCACGCCGTCGATGATCAGCGTTTCGATTCCCAGGTACTTGCCGATGCCGTGGTTGACGTGGACCACGTAATCGCCCGGCTTCAATTCGGTGTAGGTCTGTATTCTCTCGGCGTTGGATAATTTCTGTTTTCCCGCCTTTTTCCTCTTCCTTTTTTTGAAAAGTTCCTGTTCGTCGATGACCGCCACTTTATGCACGGCGATTTCAAACCCGGTCTGCAGATGGCCGATGACGATCTGGGGCTTCCCTTCGAGGATCCTTTCCCCGCTCCGGTTGTCCACGGCCTCCAAACCGTAATCGTAAAAGACGCCGGCGGTCTTCTCCGCCCGTTCTTCATCCCCGCAGAGAAAGATCACCGTGTAATTTTGCTTTTTCCAGCGTTCCATCTCCGTTTTCAAAATGTTCATCTGACCGTGGAACGTCTGCATCGGCCTCGCGGGGAGATTGAGGATGTTTTGCGGATTCACGTTCGGGATATGCCGCAAAAACAGCGAGAAGTAAACGATCGGCGAGCCGGAATTTTTGATCAGGTCCATGACGTCATGGGCGACGGTCAAATCGTGGACGATTTTCCCCTCGCCGATCAAACTGGTGATCCATTCGGCCTCTTCTTTATCGAGGGATTCCAGCATTTCGTTCATCCTCGATATCTCATCGACGCAGATGATCGCATTCCGCCCCGCGTAATCTAGTAAACTCGCAGGCCGGTCGTAGGCCATGGAAAGATATTTGTACATGTCGTCCGGCAGCTGCCCGTTTTGCATCCGTTCGATATCATGCCGGATGTTTTCCGCCATCGCCGCTTTCGTTTGCTCGTCTTTGATAATCTTTAAGCTTTTGTGCAATTTTTCTTCCAATTGGCGAATGACCGATTCCAGATGCTGTTTTTCCAAAATATATTCGGAAGCCGGGCCGATCACCGCCTCCTCCAGTTCCCCGGAAGATTTCTGCGTTTCCACGGAAAAGGTGCGGATCGAATCGATGACGTTGTCGAACAGCTCGATGCGGACCGGTTCGCTTTCGGTTAAAGGATAAATGTCGATGATTCCGCCCTTGACACAAAATTCCCCGGGCGTGGTGACCATCTCGGTGCGGGTATATCCCATGTCGACGAAATCCTTGATGACAGACTCATAGTCCACTTCGTCCCCCGGACGCCAGCGGAACAAATGCTTTTGCCACAATTCCTTCGGCGGCAAAAGCTTTCGCATCCCGGAGACGGGAATGACGAGGATCCCCTTTTTTCCTTGAACGAGGTTATTCAAGGTTTCAAGACGCTGGGATTTCAATTCCGGGCTGGCGAAGCTCAAATCTTCGATGATCAGCTCATTGGCCGGGTATAAAAACACCTCTTCTTCCGAAAGAAGCTGGGTAAAATCCTCGAACATCTTCTGCGCCTGCAACAAATTGTAGGTCAAAAACAGGATGCTTTTGCCGGTGCTTTTATGCAGGCTGGCGATGTAAGCCGCCCGGCTGGAACCGGACAATCCGGTGACGAGCTGTTCCTTCAGCCCTTCCGCAATGCCGGCGGCGACCGTTTTAATTTCATTTTTATTTGCAAAAAAATCCAACAAGCCCTTCATAATGACTCTCCTTATTTCCCGCGCCTATTTTCAACCGGGAAAAGCCCGGAAACCGTCCGGGCCCGGGCATTCCCCGTTGAAAAGAAACAGAAAAATGCCTTGGGATCAACCAAAGCCGCTTAATGGATGATATAGTCGTTGGCATAAAAATTCGGGTTTCTTTGCAGGGATTCTTGGCAGTCTTCGCAAATGCAGCGGACAATGACGTCCCCGGACGGATCGTACCGGATCATTTCCATCCGTTCTTCCTCGGTCAACAGATGGAAACCGAGCCGTTTCGCATCGGCTTTGTCCGCATCCAGGGTGCCGATTTTCGTTTTGCAATGCCTGCAATAATAATGAATCGCCACGAGGGCCACGCTCCCTGTAAGTTCGTTATAGGAGTATTATTGACCGGCCAGGGAGCGGTTATTCATTTGAAACTATTATATCAGAAGGAAAGGCCCTTCATTCAACCGATTTGTTATAGACGTTCATCACTTCCAAAAAGGGCTTTTCCAGCCACATTTCACAGGCGTCCGCCGCTTTTTGGACCATTTCGTCGATCACGGGCTTCTCTTCGGGGGAAAACCTGCCGAGCACGTAGTCGACGATCGGGTATCCCCGTTCCGGGCGGCCGATCCCGATCCGGATCCGGTTGAATTCTTCCGTCCCCAACCGGGTAATGATCGACTTCATCCCCCGATGCCCGCCGTCGCTTCCTTTGAAGCGCAGGCGGATTTTCCCGACGGGCAGATCCAATTCATCATAGATCACGAGCAAATTTTCCGGCGGGATTCGGTAATAGTCGAGCAAAGGTTTGACCGATTCCCCCGATGCGTTCATATAGGTCATCGGCTTTAACAAAATGACATCCTCGCCGTTGACCTTGCCTTTTCCGAACAAACCGCGGAATTTGCTTTGGTCCAGCGGGATTTGGAATTTCCGGGAGAGCAAATCGATGACGGCAAAACCGATATTATGCCTCGTCTCCTTATATCCTTCCCCCGGATTCCCCAAACCGGCGATCAGTTTCATATCCAGCACCCCCTTTGGCCAAGCCGGTTCGATCGAATAAAAAGGAGGTAACCGATGGACGATGGTTACCTCTTTTCTCTTTCGGTCATGATTCATCGGATGGTTGTTCTTCGCCTTCCGCCGCACCGGCATCGGCCGCTTCGGCTTCCGTTTCTTCCGCGCCGGTGTCTTCAGGCGGCAGCAAGGTGGCGATGACTTCATCTGGTTCATGGTGGATTTTATATTTTTTGTACCGATCGAGGACGTCTCCGACAACAACGGTATCGTCAATGTCCAAATGGGATACGTCCACTTCGATCGCATTCGGGATTTCATTCGCCTTCGTCGTAATTTCCATTTCGAACAGGACTTGCTGCAAAATGCCGCCTTGTTTCGTCCCGACGGGTTCGCCCGTCAAAACGACGGGGACTTCCGTGCGGATTTCCGCGCTCAGATCCACCGCAAAGAAATCGACGTGGATCAATTCCTTTTTCAGCGGATGCTCCTGGGTTTCCTGAATCAGGACATTCCATTTTTTCCCGTCGACTTCCAAATTCAACAGACGGTTCCTTCCCTCTTTGCTCACCGTTTTAAGAAATTCGCCTTTCGAAACGTAGATCGGTATATTCCCCGCTTCTTTCCCGTAAAGGACGCCGGGGATGTATCCTTCTCTTCTTAAACGGTTCGTCGCAGATTTTCGCAAATCTGTTCTTCGCTTTGCAGTTAATACGGTTTCCATATTCAGGGCACCTCTCCTTTTCCAACTTTTTCAGTTTCAAAGGATGTTCAAAGAATACCCTAAATTTCAGAAACGAAACTGCATTTATAGCTTTTCCCGAACAGTCGGCGAAAATCCGGGATCGGAATTCCGTCTTTTATTCAAAATCCTTGATTCAAAAGAGGGCGCTGACCGATTTGTGCTCGAACACGCGGACGATGGCTTCGGCCAGCAGCGGAGCGACGGAAAGCTGGCGGATCTTGTCGGTTTTTTTCTCCGCCGGCAAGGCGATGGAGTTGGTGACGACCAACTCTTTAATATGGGATTTTTCAATCCTTTCAATGGCGGGACCCGACAAAACGGGGTGGGTGCAGCAGGCGTAAACCTCCTTCGCCCCGTTTTCGATCAGGGCGTCAGCCGCCATCGCCACCGTTCCTGCGGTATCGATGATATCATCGATGATGATGGCGGTCCGTCCTTCCACGTTGCCGATGATGTTCATCACTTCCGCCACATTCGGTTTCGGCCGCCGCTTATCGATAATGGCGATGGGCGCCTTCAGCTGCTCCGCCATCTTCCGGGTGCGGGTTACGCCGCCGTGATCCGGGGAAACGACGACGATGTCTTCCAATTTTTTTCTCTCAAAATAATCGGCCAGGATGGGCACACCCATCAGATGGTCGATCGGAATATCGAAAAAGCCTTGAATTTGCGGCGCGTGCAGATCGAGGGTGATCATCCTCGTGGCGCCCGCCGTCTCCAGCAAATTGGCGATCAGCTTCGCCGTGATCGGCTCCCGGGCGCGCGCCTTTCTATCCTGGCGGGCGTATCCGTAGTAGGGCATGACGATATTGATCGTCCGGGCCGAGGCCCTTTTTAGGGCATCGATCATGATCAGCAGTTCCATGTAATTTTCATTGACGGGGGAACTCGTCGATTGAATGACGAAAACGTCGCAGCCCCGGATGCTTTCCTCGATATTGATCTGGACCTCGCCGTCGCTGAAACGGCTGACGGAACATTTGCCGAGGTCGACTCCGATGAAACGGGCGATTTCTTCAGCCAAGCCGGGATTGGAATTCAGCGTGAACAATTTTAATCGGTGATCCGGATATGAGCCTGACATTGAAAAACCTCCGTGTCAATTCTTTAATTTCAATTTTTCCACATAGTTTTCCTTGTTTTCCTGGCGGGATCTTGCGATCGCAAGGGCATTTCCGGGCACGTCCTTCGTGATCGTCGATCCGGCGGCGACATAGGCGCCTTTGCCGATCGTCACGGGAGCGACCAGATTGGAATTGCAGCCGATAAAAGCTTCGTCTTCAATGA encodes:
- a CDS encoding anti-sigma-F factor Fin family protein, with translation MAIHYYCRHCKTKIGTLDADKADAKRLGFHLLTEEERMEMIRYDPSGDVIVRCICEDCQESLQRNPNFYANDYIIH
- a CDS encoding MazG nucleotide pyrophosphohydrolase domain-containing protein — encoded protein: MIVTGLGAGDINQMPLGVYRLLKGPLPVFLRTREHPAVRDLEREGLRFSSFDGIYEKHPNFDDVYHEIAATLFEHAEKHGEIVYAVPGHPFVGEKTVQLLLEKSGERGVELVFYGGGSFLDSLFQTLRIDPLEGFQLLDATNLKREDIQVTQHVVIAQVYDFYIASEVKLTLMEILPDDYDVYLVSEAGGSGERLQKLKLYELDRNFQTGNLTSVYVPPVKDEKILYKQFDYLRRVVRTLRGPGGCPWDRKQTHESLIPHLREETEELIEAIREKDEGHMVEELGDVLLQVMHHSQIGEEQGYFTVDDVIEQLVKKLIFRHPHVFSGREAKSVEDVKKIWKEMKEKEKDL
- the mfd gene encoding transcription-repair coupling factor is translated as MKGLLDFFANKNEIKTVAAGIAEGLKEQLVTGLSGSSRAAYIASLHKSTGKSILFLTYNLLQAQKMFEDFTQLLSEEEVFLYPANELIIEDLSFASPELKSQRLETLNNLVQGKKGILVIPVSGMRKLLPPKELWQKHLFRWRPGDEVDYESVIKDFVDMGYTRTEMVTTPGEFCVKGGIIDIYPLTESEPVRIELFDNVIDSIRTFSVETQKSSGELEEAVIGPASEYILEKQHLESVIRQLEEKLHKSLKIIKDEQTKAAMAENIRHDIERMQNGQLPDDMYKYLSMAYDRPASLLDYAGRNAIICVDEISRMNEMLESLDKEEAEWITSLIGEGKIVHDLTVAHDVMDLIKNSGSPIVYFSLFLRHIPNVNPQNILNLPARPMQTFHGQMNILKTEMERWKKQNYTVIFLCGDEERAEKTAGVFYDYGLEAVDNRSGERILEGKPQIVIGHLQTGFEIAVHKVAVIDEQELFKKRKRKKAGKQKLSNAERIQTYTELKPGDYVVHVNHGIGKYLGIETLIIDGVHRDYLKIKYKGNDKLYVPIDQIHLVQKYVGTEGKEPKIYKLGGSEWKRVKKKVESSVQDIAEDLIKLYAEREATPGFAFSPDTELQKEFEAAFPYKETEDQLRSIMEVKKDMERPKPMDRLLCGDVGYGKTEVALRAAFKAVMDNKQVAFLVPTTILAQQHYETMRERFHDFPVKIGMLSRFRTRKEQQETIKQLKNGTIDIVVGTHRLLSKDVQFHDLGLLIIDEEQRFGVTHKEKIKQLKTNIDVLTLTATPIPRTLHMSLLGVRDLSIIETPPENRFPVQTYVMEYSTHVVKEAIERELAREGQIYYLYNNIEDIDRKAEEISLLVPDARVIYAHGRMSEAELENVMLSFIEGEYDVLVSTTIIETGVDIPNVNTLIVENADRLGLSQLYQLRGRVGRSNRVAYAYFTYRKDKVLTEVAEKRLQAIKEYTELGSGFKIAMRDLAIRGTGNILGPQQHGFIESVGFDLYSQMLKEAIEKRKGIQPKEEKEVEIDLDIDAYIPDAYISDGNQKIEMYKRFRGLKTPEDIRELREEMQDRFGSYPREVENLFMISEIKISAKAAGCESIKKDKDQVVFLFTEEATETMDKERLFQITKPYGRMVGFGMDGKKIKVVFYRNSFSGDGWFEAVHEFAEKLPLTQRSREKSVS
- the pth gene encoding aminoacyl-tRNA hydrolase; its protein translation is MKLIAGLGNPGEGYKETRHNIGFAVIDLLSRKFQIPLDQSKFRGLFGKGKVNGEDVILLKPMTYMNASGESVKPLLDYYRIPPENLLVIYDELDLPVGKIRLRFKGSDGGHRGMKSIITRLGTEEFNRIRIGIGRPERGYPIVDYVLGRFSPEEKPVIDEMVQKAADACEMWLEKPFLEVMNVYNKSVE
- a CDS encoding ribose-phosphate diphosphokinase; its protein translation is MSGSYPDHRLKLFTLNSNPGLAEEIARFIGVDLGKCSVSRFSDGEVQINIEESIRGCDVFVIQSTSSPVNENYMELLIMIDALKRASARTINIVMPYYGYARQDRKARAREPITAKLIANLLETAGATRMITLDLHAPQIQGFFDIPIDHLMGVPILADYFERKKLEDIVVVSPDHGGVTRTRKMAEQLKAPIAIIDKRRPKPNVAEVMNIIGNVEGRTAIIIDDIIDTAGTVAMAADALIENGAKEVYACCTHPVLSGPAIERIEKSHIKELVVTNSIALPAEKKTDKIRQLSVAPLLAEAIVRVFEHKSVSALF
- the spoVT gene encoding stage V sporulation protein T, which translates into the protein MKATGIVRRIDDLGRVVIPKEIRRTLRIREGDPLEIFVDREGEVILKKYSPINELGDFAKEYAEALFDSLGSTVLITDRDTVIAVAGGSKKEYLNKNISEQMERIMEERSSILETRGGTFSIVEGNEEEFSSYTVSPIIANGDPIGSVVICSKERALGEVEKKAAETAAGFLAKQMEQ
- a CDS encoding 50S ribosomal protein L25/general stress protein Ctc, with amino-acid sequence METVLTAKRRTDLRKSATNRLRREGYIPGVLYGKEAGNIPIYVSKGEFLKTVSKEGRNRLLNLEVDGKKWNVLIQETQEHPLKKELIHVDFFAVDLSAEIRTEVPVVLTGEPVGTKQGGILQQVLFEMEITTKANEIPNAIEVDVSHLDIDDTVVVGDVLDRYKKYKIHHEPDEVIATLLPPEDTGAEETEAEAADAGAAEGEEQPSDES
- a CDS encoding putative polysaccharide biosynthesis protein gives rise to the protein MENNSPVSGERLMVKGAVILSAGAAATKILSAVYRIPFQNIVGDIGFYIYQQVYPFYGIAVAMASAGFPVIVSKLYAERPSENVLFRAFLALFPLCFSLFLFLFFGADWIAKKMGDGNLAPLIAAVAFPFLFVPFISLFRGYFQGMGNMVPTAVSQVAEQTVRVGGILAAAALFANGKNLYAVGAGAAVASAAGSLVCFLFLLFCFFRRKGRKNRPEPAAPGDGVRLGTVLLHGLAATVCGMVPVIFQLIDNFQILPSLLAKGTDFDAARAMKGVFDRGQPLVQIGIILSVSVSSALVPIMAKMRSRGREEEADKLARLAVQFSIAAGAAASVGLIMIMEPLNIMLFTNSAGTLPLRILALTVVFLAANMAVTAVFQGMGNPLLPFYGVLAGIVAKIVFNAAFIRAFGIPGAALASNLALAAMSAFCFAALKKRIKEDLFPKDFVFVLFRSLAAMAALVGALNALCGWLLPDSPVRLFSAFQSLFASFFGAFVFCFVLARGKIFTKSEWLLVPFGEKLLRFLPKTDRGDSC